Proteins encoded in a region of the Populus nigra chromosome 3, ddPopNigr1.1, whole genome shotgun sequence genome:
- the LOC133689944 gene encoding topless-related protein 1-like isoform X4, with amino-acid sequence MTSSLSRDLIFLILQFLDEEKFKETVHKLEQESGLFFNAKYFEELVLGGNWDEVEKYLSGFTKVDDNRYSMKIFFEIRKQKYLEALDKLDRTKAVDILMKDLKVFASFNEDLFKEITQLLTLDNFRENDQLSNYRDTKSARAIMLIELKKLIESNPLFRDKLQYPNIKNSRLRMLINQSLNWQHSLCGNPGQNPDIRTLFYDHSCRNANHAYPQLAANNHLIASAPKSEGFLPIVANGSFQPAPAPAPAPVQTPLTAWISNPTTVTHPVVPGVGLNFISPNPVSGIAAMPKGPGDSDVSRPRFSGALDRQVMLTGNNSGQNHHGLAFNITEELPRNVACTLNQGSAPTSMDFHPLRQTLLLVGTAIGDISLWDVSSREKLVSKSFQASLVKDASVSVKRVLWSPDGSLFGVAYSKHMVQLYTCYGGHDIRHHIEIDAHVGSVNDLAFCNPNKQSVITCGDDKTIKVWEVATGAKLYTFEGHEAPVHSICPHSRETVHFVFSTSLDGKIKAWLHGVMGSRVDYDAPGRSCSTMAYSADGKRLFSCGTSQDGESHMVEWNENEGTIKRTYQGFQKRSLGVVQFDTTKNRFLAVGDDYSIKFWDMDNPSLLTTIDAEGGLPTSPRIRFNKAGNLLAVSANDNRIKILATVDGLCLMRTFEGHSLVASRLGIASEALIKNGDTRNSEGVKPRVPEEAHPPKIWKLTEINDPSKLHSLRLSARVKTDKIARLVYTNSGTAILALALNAIHLLWKWPRNDLNSSGKATTKATPQLVQQASGILMTNDLMDARPEEAVPCFALSKNDSYIMSASGGKISLFNTMTFKTMTAFMPPPPAATYLAFHPQDNNIVAVGMDDSTVHIYNVRVDEVKSKLKGHSKRITGLAFSSVLNTLVSSGADSQVIVWSIDRWERKKNCVLQVPAGRTPAAMSDTQVQFHQDQVHLLVAHDTQLVIYETTKLECLKQWTIGEFSAPISHATFSCDSQLVYASFLDGTLRVFSASNLQVRCQINPNSYLPSDVSSTVYPLAIAAHPQEPNQFAIGLTDGSVQVFEPLESDGKWGVPPPAENGTSGSMPSTTAPPAVALDQPQNME; translated from the exons ATGACGTCTTCGCTTAGTAGAGACCTCATCTTTTTGATTTTGCAGTTTCTTGATGAAGAAAAGTTTAAAGAAACTGTTCACAA gCTCGAGCAAGAATCGGGGTTGTTCTTCAATGCAAAGTACTTTGAGGAGCTTGTGCTGGGTGGCAACTGGGATGAGGTTGAGAAGTATCTATCTGGGTTTACCAAAGTGGATGATAATCGTTATTCGatgaagatattttttgaaattcgCAAGCAAAAGTACCTCGAGGCGTTGGATAA gCTTGATCGGACCAAGGCTGTAGATATCCTCATGAAGGATCTGAAAGTTTTTGCCTCTTTTAATGAAGACTTGTTTAAAGAAATTACCCAGCTGCTCACATTGGATAATTTTAG GGAAAATGACCAGCTCTCCAATTATAGAGATACAAAGTCAGCAAGAGCAATAATGTTGATTGAGCTCAAGAAGCTTATTGAGTCAAATCCCCTTTTCCGTGACAAATTGCAGTatcctaacataaaaaattcaagattacgAATGCTTATCAACCAAAG CTTGAATTGGCAGCATTCGCTTTGTGGTAATCCAGGGCAAAACCCTGATATAAGAACCCTCTTTTACGATCACAGTTGTAGAAATGCTAATCATGCGTATCCCCAACTAGCAGCAAACAATCACCTCATAGCTTCTGCACCAAAGTCTGAAGGTTTTCTCCCAATAGTTGCAAATGGG TCATTCCAACCAGCACCGGCTCCGGCACCGGCACCAGTTCAAACACCCTTAACAGCATGGATATCCAATCCCACAACTGTAACTCATCCAGTAGTTCCTGGAGTTGGACTAAATTTCATCAGCCCAAATCCAG TGTCAGGTATAGCTGCAATGCCAAAAGGTCCTGGCGATTCTGATGTGTCAAGGCCAAGATTTTCTGGGGCTTTGGACAGG CAGGTAATGTTGACAGGAAATAATTCTGGTCAAAATCATCATGGCCTGGCCTTTAACATAACCGAAGAGTTGCCCAGGAATGTGGCATGTACATTAAATCAAGGCTCGGCTCCCACAAGCATGGACTTCCATCCTCTTCGACAGACTCTACTTCTGG TTGGGACTGCTATTGGAGACATTAGTTTGTGGGACGTTAGTTCTAGGGAGAAGTTGGTCTCTAAAAGTTTTCAG GCATCCTTAGTCAAAGACGCATCTGTCTCAGTTAAACGTGTATTATGGAGTCCTGATGGTTCTTTATTTG GGGTTGCGTATTCTAAGCATATGGTGCAGTTATACACTTGTTATGGTGGACATGATATTCGGCATCATATAGAG ATTGATGCTCATGTTGGAAGTGTAAATGATCTAGCATTTTGCAACCCCAACAAGCAATCTGTTATCACTTGTGGTGATGACAAGACCATCAAG gtgTGGGAAGTGGCCACTGGTGCCAAATTGTATACGTTTGAAGGTCATGAAGCTCCTGTTCATTCGATCTGTCCCCATTCCAGGGAAACTGTTCAT TTTGTCTTTTCAACATCACTGGATGGGAAAATAAAGGCATGGTTGCATGGCGTGATGGGATCTAGGGTTGATTATGATGCTCCTGGTCGATCATGCTCCACAATGGCATATAGTGCTGATGGGAAAAG GCTATTTTCATGCGGGACCAGTCAAGATGGGGAGTCACACATGGTGGAATGGAATGAAAATGAAGGTACTATTAAGAGAACCTACCAAGGATTTCAAAAGCGTTCCTTGGGTGTTGTTCAATTCGATACTACCAAGAATAGGTTCTTGGCTGTTGGTGATGACTACTCAATCAAATTCTGGGATATGGATAACCCTTCTCTTTTGACAACCATTGATGCGGAGGGAGGCCTGCCA ACAAGTCCACGTATTCGATTCAATAAAGCGGGCAACCTATTGGCTGTTTCCGCAAATGATAATAGAATCAAAATCTTGGCAACAGTTGATGGTCTCTGTTTGATGCGCACCTTTGAAGGCCATTCTCTGGTTGCCTCGAGACTTGGAATTGCATCTGAGGCACTGATAAAG AATGGTGACACCAGAAACTCAGAAGGTGTAAAACCAAGGGTGCCTGAAGAAGCACACCCACCAAAGATATGGAAGCTCACTGAGATTAATGATCCTTCCAAGCTTCATTCGCTGAGACTCTCAGCTCGTGTTAAAACAGATAAG ATCGCGAGGTTGGTCTACACAAATTCAGGCACTGCCATCTTGGCACTTGCATTAAATGCAATTCATCTACTTTGGAAGTGGCCTCGAAATGACCTGAATTCGAGTGGGAAG GCAACAACCAAGGCTACCCCTCAATTGGTGCAACAAGCATCTGGCATATTAATGACCAATGATCTCATGGATGCTAGACCAGAAGAGGCTGTGCCATGTTTTGCTCTGTCGAAGAATGATTCCTATATCATGTCTGCCTCGGGGGGGAAAATTTCCTTGTTCAACACAATGACATTCAAG ACTATGACAGCATTCATGCCTCCGCCACCTGCAGCGACGTATCTTGCGTTCCATCCTCAAGATAACAATATTGTTGCAGTGGGAATGGACGATTCCACAGTACACATATATAATGTTCGTGTGGATGAG GTCAAGAGCAAGCTTAAGGGTCACTCTAAGAGAATCACTGGTCTTGCCTTCTCTAGTGTGCTGAATACACTTGTTTCCTCTGGCGCAGATTCTCAG GTTATCGTGTGGAGCATTGATAGGtgggaaaggaagaaaaattgtGTCTTGCAGGTTCCAGCTGGAAGGACACCTGCAGCAATGTCAGACACCCAAGTTCAGTTTCACCAAGATCAAGTCCATTTGCTTGTTGCACATGACACTCAGCTTGTCATTTATGAAACAACAAAACTTGAATGCTTAAAACAG TGGACCATTGGAGAGTTTTCAGCACCAATCTCGCATGCAACATTCTCTTGTGATAGCCAGTTAGTTTATGCTAGCTTCCTGGATGGAACTCTGCGTGTATTTAGTGCATCAAATCTTCAAGTGAGATGCCAGATTAATCCCAATTCCTATCTTCCATCAGATGTCAG TTCTACTGTATATCCTCTAGCAATTGCTGCACATCCCCAAGAACCTAATCAGTTTGCCATAGGCCTAACAGATGGCAGTGTTCAAGTTTTCGAGCCTCTTGAGTCTGACGGCAAATGGGGCGTTCCCCCACCTGCTGAAAATGGGACATCAGGTAGCATGCCTTCCACTACCGCACCTCCAGCTGTTGCTTTAGATCAACCCCAGAACATGGAGTGA
- the LOC133689944 gene encoding topless-related protein 1-like isoform X2: MTSSLSRDLIFLILQFLDEEKFKETVHKLEQESGLFFNAKYFEELVLGGNWDEVEKYLSGFTKVDDNRYSMKIFFEIRKQKYLEALDKLDRTKAVDILMKDLKVFASFNEDLFKEITQLLTLDNFRENDQLSNYRDTKSARAIMLIELKKLIESNPLFRDKLQYPNIKNSRLRMLINQSLNWQHSLCGNPGQNPDIRTLFYDHSCRNANHAYPQLAANNHLIASAPKSEGFLPIVANGSFQPAPAPAPAPVQTPLTAWISNPTTVTHPVVPGVGLNFISPNPGIAAMPKGPGDSDVSRPRFSGALDRQVMLTGNNSGQNHHGLAFNITEELPRNVACTLNQGSAPTSMDFHPLRQTLLLVGTAIGDISLWDVSSREKLVSKSFQVWDIGAISMVLKASLVKDASVSVKRVLWSPDGSLFGVAYSKHMVQLYTCYGGHDIRHHIEIDAHVGSVNDLAFCNPNKQSVITCGDDKTIKVWEVATGAKLYTFEGHEAPVHSICPHSRETVHFVFSTSLDGKIKAWLHGVMGSRVDYDAPGRSCSTMAYSADGKRLFSCGTSQDGESHMVEWNENEGTIKRTYQGFQKRSLGVVQFDTTKNRFLAVGDDYSIKFWDMDNPSLLTTIDAEGGLPTSPRIRFNKAGNLLAVSANDNRIKILATVDGLCLMRTFEGHSLVASRLGIASEALIKNGDTRNSEGVKPRVPEEAHPPKIWKLTEINDPSKLHSLRLSARVKTDKIARLVYTNSGTAILALALNAIHLLWKWPRNDLNSSGKATTKATPQLVQQASGILMTNDLMDARPEEAVPCFALSKNDSYIMSASGGKISLFNTMTFKTMTAFMPPPPAATYLAFHPQDNNIVAVGMDDSTVHIYNVRVDEVKSKLKGHSKRITGLAFSSVLNTLVSSGADSQVIVWSIDRWERKKNCVLQVPAGRTPAAMSDTQVQFHQDQVHLLVAHDTQLVIYETTKLECLKQWTIGEFSAPISHATFSCDSQLVYASFLDGTLRVFSASNLQVRCQINPNSYLPSDVSSTVYPLAIAAHPQEPNQFAIGLTDGSVQVFEPLESDGKWGVPPPAENGTSGSMPSTTAPPAVALDQPQNME, translated from the exons ATGACGTCTTCGCTTAGTAGAGACCTCATCTTTTTGATTTTGCAGTTTCTTGATGAAGAAAAGTTTAAAGAAACTGTTCACAA gCTCGAGCAAGAATCGGGGTTGTTCTTCAATGCAAAGTACTTTGAGGAGCTTGTGCTGGGTGGCAACTGGGATGAGGTTGAGAAGTATCTATCTGGGTTTACCAAAGTGGATGATAATCGTTATTCGatgaagatattttttgaaattcgCAAGCAAAAGTACCTCGAGGCGTTGGATAA gCTTGATCGGACCAAGGCTGTAGATATCCTCATGAAGGATCTGAAAGTTTTTGCCTCTTTTAATGAAGACTTGTTTAAAGAAATTACCCAGCTGCTCACATTGGATAATTTTAG GGAAAATGACCAGCTCTCCAATTATAGAGATACAAAGTCAGCAAGAGCAATAATGTTGATTGAGCTCAAGAAGCTTATTGAGTCAAATCCCCTTTTCCGTGACAAATTGCAGTatcctaacataaaaaattcaagattacgAATGCTTATCAACCAAAG CTTGAATTGGCAGCATTCGCTTTGTGGTAATCCAGGGCAAAACCCTGATATAAGAACCCTCTTTTACGATCACAGTTGTAGAAATGCTAATCATGCGTATCCCCAACTAGCAGCAAACAATCACCTCATAGCTTCTGCACCAAAGTCTGAAGGTTTTCTCCCAATAGTTGCAAATGGG TCATTCCAACCAGCACCGGCTCCGGCACCGGCACCAGTTCAAACACCCTTAACAGCATGGATATCCAATCCCACAACTGTAACTCATCCAGTAGTTCCTGGAGTTGGACTAAATTTCATCAGCCCAAATCCAG GTATAGCTGCAATGCCAAAAGGTCCTGGCGATTCTGATGTGTCAAGGCCAAGATTTTCTGGGGCTTTGGACAGG CAGGTAATGTTGACAGGAAATAATTCTGGTCAAAATCATCATGGCCTGGCCTTTAACATAACCGAAGAGTTGCCCAGGAATGTGGCATGTACATTAAATCAAGGCTCGGCTCCCACAAGCATGGACTTCCATCCTCTTCGACAGACTCTACTTCTGG TTGGGACTGCTATTGGAGACATTAGTTTGTGGGACGTTAGTTCTAGGGAGAAGTTGGTCTCTAAAAGTTTTCAGGTATGGGATATTGGAGCAATTTCAATGGTATTGAAG GCATCCTTAGTCAAAGACGCATCTGTCTCAGTTAAACGTGTATTATGGAGTCCTGATGGTTCTTTATTTG GGGTTGCGTATTCTAAGCATATGGTGCAGTTATACACTTGTTATGGTGGACATGATATTCGGCATCATATAGAG ATTGATGCTCATGTTGGAAGTGTAAATGATCTAGCATTTTGCAACCCCAACAAGCAATCTGTTATCACTTGTGGTGATGACAAGACCATCAAG gtgTGGGAAGTGGCCACTGGTGCCAAATTGTATACGTTTGAAGGTCATGAAGCTCCTGTTCATTCGATCTGTCCCCATTCCAGGGAAACTGTTCAT TTTGTCTTTTCAACATCACTGGATGGGAAAATAAAGGCATGGTTGCATGGCGTGATGGGATCTAGGGTTGATTATGATGCTCCTGGTCGATCATGCTCCACAATGGCATATAGTGCTGATGGGAAAAG GCTATTTTCATGCGGGACCAGTCAAGATGGGGAGTCACACATGGTGGAATGGAATGAAAATGAAGGTACTATTAAGAGAACCTACCAAGGATTTCAAAAGCGTTCCTTGGGTGTTGTTCAATTCGATACTACCAAGAATAGGTTCTTGGCTGTTGGTGATGACTACTCAATCAAATTCTGGGATATGGATAACCCTTCTCTTTTGACAACCATTGATGCGGAGGGAGGCCTGCCA ACAAGTCCACGTATTCGATTCAATAAAGCGGGCAACCTATTGGCTGTTTCCGCAAATGATAATAGAATCAAAATCTTGGCAACAGTTGATGGTCTCTGTTTGATGCGCACCTTTGAAGGCCATTCTCTGGTTGCCTCGAGACTTGGAATTGCATCTGAGGCACTGATAAAG AATGGTGACACCAGAAACTCAGAAGGTGTAAAACCAAGGGTGCCTGAAGAAGCACACCCACCAAAGATATGGAAGCTCACTGAGATTAATGATCCTTCCAAGCTTCATTCGCTGAGACTCTCAGCTCGTGTTAAAACAGATAAG ATCGCGAGGTTGGTCTACACAAATTCAGGCACTGCCATCTTGGCACTTGCATTAAATGCAATTCATCTACTTTGGAAGTGGCCTCGAAATGACCTGAATTCGAGTGGGAAG GCAACAACCAAGGCTACCCCTCAATTGGTGCAACAAGCATCTGGCATATTAATGACCAATGATCTCATGGATGCTAGACCAGAAGAGGCTGTGCCATGTTTTGCTCTGTCGAAGAATGATTCCTATATCATGTCTGCCTCGGGGGGGAAAATTTCCTTGTTCAACACAATGACATTCAAG ACTATGACAGCATTCATGCCTCCGCCACCTGCAGCGACGTATCTTGCGTTCCATCCTCAAGATAACAATATTGTTGCAGTGGGAATGGACGATTCCACAGTACACATATATAATGTTCGTGTGGATGAG GTCAAGAGCAAGCTTAAGGGTCACTCTAAGAGAATCACTGGTCTTGCCTTCTCTAGTGTGCTGAATACACTTGTTTCCTCTGGCGCAGATTCTCAG GTTATCGTGTGGAGCATTGATAGGtgggaaaggaagaaaaattgtGTCTTGCAGGTTCCAGCTGGAAGGACACCTGCAGCAATGTCAGACACCCAAGTTCAGTTTCACCAAGATCAAGTCCATTTGCTTGTTGCACATGACACTCAGCTTGTCATTTATGAAACAACAAAACTTGAATGCTTAAAACAG TGGACCATTGGAGAGTTTTCAGCACCAATCTCGCATGCAACATTCTCTTGTGATAGCCAGTTAGTTTATGCTAGCTTCCTGGATGGAACTCTGCGTGTATTTAGTGCATCAAATCTTCAAGTGAGATGCCAGATTAATCCCAATTCCTATCTTCCATCAGATGTCAG TTCTACTGTATATCCTCTAGCAATTGCTGCACATCCCCAAGAACCTAATCAGTTTGCCATAGGCCTAACAGATGGCAGTGTTCAAGTTTTCGAGCCTCTTGAGTCTGACGGCAAATGGGGCGTTCCCCCACCTGCTGAAAATGGGACATCAGGTAGCATGCCTTCCACTACCGCACCTCCAGCTGTTGCTTTAGATCAACCCCAGAACATGGAGTGA
- the LOC133689944 gene encoding topless-related protein 1-like isoform X1 translates to MTSSLSRDLIFLILQFLDEEKFKETVHKLEQESGLFFNAKYFEELVLGGNWDEVEKYLSGFTKVDDNRYSMKIFFEIRKQKYLEALDKLDRTKAVDILMKDLKVFASFNEDLFKEITQLLTLDNFRENDQLSNYRDTKSARAIMLIELKKLIESNPLFRDKLQYPNIKNSRLRMLINQSLNWQHSLCGNPGQNPDIRTLFYDHSCRNANHAYPQLAANNHLIASAPKSEGFLPIVANGSFQPAPAPAPAPVQTPLTAWISNPTTVTHPVVPGVGLNFISPNPVSGIAAMPKGPGDSDVSRPRFSGALDRQVMLTGNNSGQNHHGLAFNITEELPRNVACTLNQGSAPTSMDFHPLRQTLLLVGTAIGDISLWDVSSREKLVSKSFQVWDIGAISMVLKASLVKDASVSVKRVLWSPDGSLFGVAYSKHMVQLYTCYGGHDIRHHIEIDAHVGSVNDLAFCNPNKQSVITCGDDKTIKVWEVATGAKLYTFEGHEAPVHSICPHSRETVHFVFSTSLDGKIKAWLHGVMGSRVDYDAPGRSCSTMAYSADGKRLFSCGTSQDGESHMVEWNENEGTIKRTYQGFQKRSLGVVQFDTTKNRFLAVGDDYSIKFWDMDNPSLLTTIDAEGGLPTSPRIRFNKAGNLLAVSANDNRIKILATVDGLCLMRTFEGHSLVASRLGIASEALIKNGDTRNSEGVKPRVPEEAHPPKIWKLTEINDPSKLHSLRLSARVKTDKIARLVYTNSGTAILALALNAIHLLWKWPRNDLNSSGKATTKATPQLVQQASGILMTNDLMDARPEEAVPCFALSKNDSYIMSASGGKISLFNTMTFKTMTAFMPPPPAATYLAFHPQDNNIVAVGMDDSTVHIYNVRVDEVKSKLKGHSKRITGLAFSSVLNTLVSSGADSQVIVWSIDRWERKKNCVLQVPAGRTPAAMSDTQVQFHQDQVHLLVAHDTQLVIYETTKLECLKQWTIGEFSAPISHATFSCDSQLVYASFLDGTLRVFSASNLQVRCQINPNSYLPSDVSSTVYPLAIAAHPQEPNQFAIGLTDGSVQVFEPLESDGKWGVPPPAENGTSGSMPSTTAPPAVALDQPQNME, encoded by the exons ATGACGTCTTCGCTTAGTAGAGACCTCATCTTTTTGATTTTGCAGTTTCTTGATGAAGAAAAGTTTAAAGAAACTGTTCACAA gCTCGAGCAAGAATCGGGGTTGTTCTTCAATGCAAAGTACTTTGAGGAGCTTGTGCTGGGTGGCAACTGGGATGAGGTTGAGAAGTATCTATCTGGGTTTACCAAAGTGGATGATAATCGTTATTCGatgaagatattttttgaaattcgCAAGCAAAAGTACCTCGAGGCGTTGGATAA gCTTGATCGGACCAAGGCTGTAGATATCCTCATGAAGGATCTGAAAGTTTTTGCCTCTTTTAATGAAGACTTGTTTAAAGAAATTACCCAGCTGCTCACATTGGATAATTTTAG GGAAAATGACCAGCTCTCCAATTATAGAGATACAAAGTCAGCAAGAGCAATAATGTTGATTGAGCTCAAGAAGCTTATTGAGTCAAATCCCCTTTTCCGTGACAAATTGCAGTatcctaacataaaaaattcaagattacgAATGCTTATCAACCAAAG CTTGAATTGGCAGCATTCGCTTTGTGGTAATCCAGGGCAAAACCCTGATATAAGAACCCTCTTTTACGATCACAGTTGTAGAAATGCTAATCATGCGTATCCCCAACTAGCAGCAAACAATCACCTCATAGCTTCTGCACCAAAGTCTGAAGGTTTTCTCCCAATAGTTGCAAATGGG TCATTCCAACCAGCACCGGCTCCGGCACCGGCACCAGTTCAAACACCCTTAACAGCATGGATATCCAATCCCACAACTGTAACTCATCCAGTAGTTCCTGGAGTTGGACTAAATTTCATCAGCCCAAATCCAG TGTCAGGTATAGCTGCAATGCCAAAAGGTCCTGGCGATTCTGATGTGTCAAGGCCAAGATTTTCTGGGGCTTTGGACAGG CAGGTAATGTTGACAGGAAATAATTCTGGTCAAAATCATCATGGCCTGGCCTTTAACATAACCGAAGAGTTGCCCAGGAATGTGGCATGTACATTAAATCAAGGCTCGGCTCCCACAAGCATGGACTTCCATCCTCTTCGACAGACTCTACTTCTGG TTGGGACTGCTATTGGAGACATTAGTTTGTGGGACGTTAGTTCTAGGGAGAAGTTGGTCTCTAAAAGTTTTCAGGTATGGGATATTGGAGCAATTTCAATGGTATTGAAG GCATCCTTAGTCAAAGACGCATCTGTCTCAGTTAAACGTGTATTATGGAGTCCTGATGGTTCTTTATTTG GGGTTGCGTATTCTAAGCATATGGTGCAGTTATACACTTGTTATGGTGGACATGATATTCGGCATCATATAGAG ATTGATGCTCATGTTGGAAGTGTAAATGATCTAGCATTTTGCAACCCCAACAAGCAATCTGTTATCACTTGTGGTGATGACAAGACCATCAAG gtgTGGGAAGTGGCCACTGGTGCCAAATTGTATACGTTTGAAGGTCATGAAGCTCCTGTTCATTCGATCTGTCCCCATTCCAGGGAAACTGTTCAT TTTGTCTTTTCAACATCACTGGATGGGAAAATAAAGGCATGGTTGCATGGCGTGATGGGATCTAGGGTTGATTATGATGCTCCTGGTCGATCATGCTCCACAATGGCATATAGTGCTGATGGGAAAAG GCTATTTTCATGCGGGACCAGTCAAGATGGGGAGTCACACATGGTGGAATGGAATGAAAATGAAGGTACTATTAAGAGAACCTACCAAGGATTTCAAAAGCGTTCCTTGGGTGTTGTTCAATTCGATACTACCAAGAATAGGTTCTTGGCTGTTGGTGATGACTACTCAATCAAATTCTGGGATATGGATAACCCTTCTCTTTTGACAACCATTGATGCGGAGGGAGGCCTGCCA ACAAGTCCACGTATTCGATTCAATAAAGCGGGCAACCTATTGGCTGTTTCCGCAAATGATAATAGAATCAAAATCTTGGCAACAGTTGATGGTCTCTGTTTGATGCGCACCTTTGAAGGCCATTCTCTGGTTGCCTCGAGACTTGGAATTGCATCTGAGGCACTGATAAAG AATGGTGACACCAGAAACTCAGAAGGTGTAAAACCAAGGGTGCCTGAAGAAGCACACCCACCAAAGATATGGAAGCTCACTGAGATTAATGATCCTTCCAAGCTTCATTCGCTGAGACTCTCAGCTCGTGTTAAAACAGATAAG ATCGCGAGGTTGGTCTACACAAATTCAGGCACTGCCATCTTGGCACTTGCATTAAATGCAATTCATCTACTTTGGAAGTGGCCTCGAAATGACCTGAATTCGAGTGGGAAG GCAACAACCAAGGCTACCCCTCAATTGGTGCAACAAGCATCTGGCATATTAATGACCAATGATCTCATGGATGCTAGACCAGAAGAGGCTGTGCCATGTTTTGCTCTGTCGAAGAATGATTCCTATATCATGTCTGCCTCGGGGGGGAAAATTTCCTTGTTCAACACAATGACATTCAAG ACTATGACAGCATTCATGCCTCCGCCACCTGCAGCGACGTATCTTGCGTTCCATCCTCAAGATAACAATATTGTTGCAGTGGGAATGGACGATTCCACAGTACACATATATAATGTTCGTGTGGATGAG GTCAAGAGCAAGCTTAAGGGTCACTCTAAGAGAATCACTGGTCTTGCCTTCTCTAGTGTGCTGAATACACTTGTTTCCTCTGGCGCAGATTCTCAG GTTATCGTGTGGAGCATTGATAGGtgggaaaggaagaaaaattgtGTCTTGCAGGTTCCAGCTGGAAGGACACCTGCAGCAATGTCAGACACCCAAGTTCAGTTTCACCAAGATCAAGTCCATTTGCTTGTTGCACATGACACTCAGCTTGTCATTTATGAAACAACAAAACTTGAATGCTTAAAACAG TGGACCATTGGAGAGTTTTCAGCACCAATCTCGCATGCAACATTCTCTTGTGATAGCCAGTTAGTTTATGCTAGCTTCCTGGATGGAACTCTGCGTGTATTTAGTGCATCAAATCTTCAAGTGAGATGCCAGATTAATCCCAATTCCTATCTTCCATCAGATGTCAG TTCTACTGTATATCCTCTAGCAATTGCTGCACATCCCCAAGAACCTAATCAGTTTGCCATAGGCCTAACAGATGGCAGTGTTCAAGTTTTCGAGCCTCTTGAGTCTGACGGCAAATGGGGCGTTCCCCCACCTGCTGAAAATGGGACATCAGGTAGCATGCCTTCCACTACCGCACCTCCAGCTGTTGCTTTAGATCAACCCCAGAACATGGAGTGA